TGCCTTGATTTGAGGGCAACAAGATACCCTTTATAGGTAGCAAAACTCCCTCCTTCGCGTTCCCGAACCTGAGTAGAAATATACTGGAGGTTCGGTTCACGTTCCCTGGCGACAACATAACTGACCGGTGGAAGGACAAAGATATCAATATCCCCTTCGACAATCGCCTCAATGGCCGAATCATAATCCTCCATGACAAGAAGCTGAAATTTCTTCCCCACTTTTTGGCCAATAAAATTGAGAAGCGGATCGTAAACTTCTTTCATTTTTTTAGAATCCCCCCAGGGACTCACCGCAAAAAGAACCGTATTCTTATCCTGTTTGAGATGAAAGGTAGTCTGAAACCCCGAAGGGGTCCCAAAAAAAGTCACGAGTGAGATTGTTGCAACGACAAGGACAAGAGAAAGGAGAACAAAAATCACCCTGTTCATATAAACCTCGAATCTGTTATGTTCCCCCCATGGCCAAGAAAAGAAACTCCGAAAATGAAGTCAACGCGCCCCGTCCCTTTGGCCTCCACTATGTCCCCAAGGAACGGAGGATTCAACCGGATTATTCAAAAGGGGTTTATGTCGGCAAGGTCTCCGAAATCCCCCCCGGCCGTTCCAAACAGATTTTGCTCGCTCATTTTAACATTGCTGTCTTCAATGTGGATGGAAATTTTCACGCAATTAAGGACGCCTGTCCTCATGCTGAATACCCACTCTATAAGGGAACTCTGGAGGGATTTGTTGTTCAATGTGCGAATCATAACTGGAAATTTGACCTCCGGACAGGGGCCTGTGTCAAAGGTCAACCTGATGTTGCGG
The window above is part of the Deltaproteobacteria bacterium genome. Proteins encoded here:
- a CDS encoding Rieske 2Fe-2S domain-containing protein; protein product: MAKKRNSENEVNAPRPFGLHYVPKERRIQPDYSKGVYVGKVSEIPPGRSKQILLAHFNIAVFNVDGNFHAIKDACPHAEYPLYKGTLEGFVVQCANHNWKFDLRTGACVKGQPDVAVKKFEVEIRNENEIWLKL